TTCAAGAACTACGTATGAAGTTTTGAATGGTTTCACTTTTCGTAAAAAATTTGTTTCTAAGTTTGTACTACGAGATTCATTTACAAACAGTTACAAAACTTTTTACAAACAGATGAAATTTAAAATCAATCGCGCATTACTACCCATTTTTATGGGAGCAATTTTCTTTTCATGTGAGAAAAATGAACTAGATGAAATGAATGTAAATTCAGAAAATGCTAGTTCATTAACCAGTTCTAATTTAATATTTGAGGAGACATTTGAAGGTTCAAATCCTTTTTCTACTGCCCATTCTATGGAAGTAGGAGATTGGGATTACGCCCTTCAATATGTGTCTAGCCCAGTTTATCAAGGCACGAAAGCAGCCCGTTTTGAAATTCGGGAAGATCAGCCCCTTATCAAGGATGGCAAGAGAGCTGAGGTAGTGATTGTAAAAGGTTCTGAAGGTGATATTGGAAAGAACACCTGGTATTCTTTTGCGGCTTTTTTCCCTACTGATTATGAGTATGATGATGCCCGTGAAGCCATCAACCAATGGTACCAGGACGGAAGCCCTTCTACTTCTATCCGTATCCAAAGAGACCGTATCATCCTAGAGGCAGGTACTACTAGTGGCAATATTGTAGAACATGACCTGGGTGCTGTTCCTAAAGGCAAGTGGACTGATTTCGTTTTCCACTTCATCCACTCTACTGGTTCAGACGGCCTGATAGAAGTTTGGTTGAATGGTGCTAAAGTGAAAACCATCACTGGTGGTAACATGTATAATGATGTGCTTCCTAAGTGGAAAGTTGGTATCTACAAGTCGGCCTTCAAATACGGTACTTCTGATGTAACCAAGAGAGTTCTCTATTATGATAACATCCGGGTAGGTAATGAAAAAGCCACTTTGGAAGAAATGAGAGCCGGTTCAAGTGCAGGTACTACCGCTACAACTGAGCCTACTACAGATGCTACTACCGGTACAACCACAGGTACTACT
This Rufibacter radiotolerans DNA region includes the following protein-coding sequences:
- a CDS encoding polysaccharide lyase: MEVGDWDYALQYVSSPVYQGTKAARFEIREDQPLIKDGKRAEVVIVKGSEGDIGKNTWYSFAAFFPTDYEYDDAREAINQWYQDGSPSTSIRIQRDRIILEAGTTSGNIVEHDLGAVPKGKWTDFVFHFIHSTGSDGLIEVWLNGAKVKTITGGNMYNDVLPKWKVGIYKSAFKYGTSDVTKRVLYYDNIRVGNEKATLEEMRAGSSAGTTATTEPTTDATTGTTTGTTTGTTTGTTTTGTTTTGTTTTTSGTQQVVSYTLVNATTDKDIMTITEGATISMSAVGTSKFNIRANTNPGTVGVVKFDLTGAATKSRLDDVVPYALFGDDRNGDYYNWSGVVGSYTLTATPFAGNKDKVGAATGPAYTVKFNIAK